A stretch of Brassica napus cultivar Da-Ae chromosome C6, Da-Ae, whole genome shotgun sequence DNA encodes these proteins:
- the LOC106383070 gene encoding early nodulin-like protein 3 gives MGNAGDVVKRKVRGHDLLHTEPQTVTVEKSSTTPSAQLNRQYRAVASEGPRVFKVGDEFEWRVPLQNDTSVYSRWASINRFHIGDSLSFVYDKDSVMEVDKWGFYHCNASDPITAFDNGNSTFYLDRPGLFYFISGSNAHCTSGQRLIVEVMHIHHHHRHDASLPPSMSPLSASSPSESAFDSHDPASSAAASSLLASFFPPFAALLVALFCCQP, from the exons ATGGGAAACGCG GGTGACGTGGTCAAGCGGAAGGTTAGGGGCCATGACTTGCTCCACACGGAACCTCAAACCGTAACCGTCGAAAAATCATCCACGACTCCGAGTGCTCAACTCAACCGCCAATATAG GGCAGTAGCGTCAGAGGGTCCTAGAGTTTTCAAGGTTGGAGACGAGTTCGAGTGGAGAGTTCCACTCCAGAATGATACATCGGTTTACAGCCGCTGGGCGAGCATCAACCGCTTCCACATCGGCGATTCTCTCT CGTTTGTGTACGACAAGGACTCGGTGATGGAAGTGGACAAATGGGGTTTCTACCACTGCAACGCCAGCGATCCCATCACAGCGTTTGACAATGGAAACAGCACGTTTTACCTTGATCGTCCTGGTCTCTTCTACTTCATCAGCGGCTCCAACGCCCACTGCACCAGTGGACAGCGTCTCATCGTGGAAGTGATGCatatccaccaccaccaccgccacgATGCTTCCTTGCCTCCATCCATGTCGCCTCTCTCTGCCAGCTCTCCCTCTGAATCTGCATTTGACTCTCATGATCCTGCTTCTTCTGCTGCTGCCTCCTCCCTGCTCGCCTCCTTCTTCCCTCCCTTTGCTGCACTTCTTGTTGCTCTTTTCTGCTGCCAACCATAG